The following are encoded together in the Desulfobotulus mexicanus genome:
- a CDS encoding type II toxin-antitoxin system HicA family toxin, translating into MSGADAVRALGNLGFVVTRQRGSHIMMRRSSSGCVVPNHRELKTGTLVGLLKQAEVSLEEFIGALDS; encoded by the coding sequence ATATCGGGAGCCGATGCGGTACGTGCATTGGGAAATCTGGGTTTTGTAGTCACTCGCCAGCGTGGAAGTCACATCATGATGCGCCGCAGCTCTTCCGGTTGTGTTGTGCCCAATCATCGTGAGTTGAAAACCGGAACCTTGGTCGGCCTTCTCAAACAAGCAGAAGTCTCACTGGAAGAGTTCATTGGGGCACTGGATTCTTGA
- a CDS encoding type II toxin-antitoxin system HicB family antitoxin, with translation MELSAVLTPAPEGGYVAFNPETGTTTQGETVEEALLNLREATELYLEEFPLSIVGRPLLTSFQIPDYA, from the coding sequence ATGGAACTTTCAGCCGTTTTGACTCCTGCCCCGGAAGGAGGCTATGTGGCCTTTAATCCTGAGACAGGTACAACTACGCAAGGTGAAACCGTTGAAGAGGCATTGCTGAATCTGCGTGAAGCAACGGAGCTTTATTTAGAAGAATTCCCCCTTTCAATTGTTGGACGCCCCCTACTGACCTCATTCCAAATACCCGATTATGCCTAA